The genome window GTTAGATGCAGAACAATCAGAAGGCCAGGCCCGGCTTTTTGCTTTGCAGATGCAAGCGGGGCAGTTTGATAAAAACTTAAGTCTGTCCAGTGCTGCATTTTTACAGGCAGCGGCGACGGCTCCTGGACTGAATACCTTAGTGCAGCAGATTATTCCGGGCACTGAAACTTTACATGGCGTGGTCGCTGCTAATTCTTCGAAACTGGAGCAAGGCTGTGGAGAAGGCTGGTTTGCCATTGGTGATGCCGCAATGAGTTTTGATCCACTGTCTTCGCAAGGCATCTTTAATGCCATGGCAACAGCTATGCAACTGGCTGATCTGTTGATTGAACATGGCCTGCAGCATAAAGACATACCGGCTTTGTATCAAGTGCAACTGGACAGTATCTGGCAGTATTATCTGGCGCATAAAGACAGCTATTATGAGTTGGTGGGTTAGCAAAAAAGCACAGCCTCTTCGGCATGAAATAATTAAATGGATTTCTATAATCAATAGCTTAGAATCTAATCACTTTAGAAAAAAGTGATGCAATAACAGGGGTACACAGTGCTTCTCTACACTATAGATAAGGTTCTACATGGATAATCTGACTGACCTCCAACAAGATATGCGTCGTGGTTATTTATGGGGCGCAACCGGCATTATAACTTCAGGTTTGGTCTGGCTGACGGCTGGGCTAGTGGCCTGTTTTAGTTTGCCACAGCATGCGATCTGGACATTATTTATTGGTGCTTCTTTTATAGTTCCGGTTTCAAACTTAATAGACCGTGCTTTGGGAGCAGCAGGTAAACACTCGGCCGGAAATAAGCTAGCACCGCTGGCGATGGAAAGCACAGTCTTTATGCTGATGTGCCTGCCACTGGCCTATGGCTTGTCGTTATTCCGGATGGACTGGTTTTTCCCTGCTGTGCTGATGATTATTGGCGGTCGCTATTTAATTTTTGCCAGCGTCTATGGCACCCGTTTGTATTGGCTGTTGGGGGCCTGTCTTGGTGCAGCTGCATTCATCGCCTATCAGCTTGCCTTGCCGCCTTATGTCACTGCATTAACTGGTGCAGCTATAGAGCTGGTGTTTGGCGCTGTGCTTTTGGTTGTTAAACGGCGTAGTGATTAAACTTCGGCTAAACCCCTTGGCTTCAACACGATTTTAATAAAATCTTGAAACCTTATTTTTCCTTAAGTTTTCTTTAAGCTTCCTGACGCACACTGCATGCTAAATCGGTATGCAGGAGTGTGCTTATGTTGTCTTCTTATCAGTTCGACCAGTCTGTTGCTGTCAGATTGCCAGCGCAATCAGACGCTGACACCAAAGCGCTGTTACAGTTAGTAAAAAGCTCTGACATACAGCGTGCTTCTATTGAGCAGTTTATCGCTTCAGGTTTTGCCAAAGCTTATCAAGCCGATGTACATAGTTTTATGCCCAATTTGTTAGGCGTAAGCCGTGCAGGTGACTGGCAGGCTGTGCTTGGTTTACGTTGTGCAGCTCATACCGGGTTATTTATCGAACACTACCTGCCTGCTCCTGTTGAGCAATTACTTGCTACTTATGGCATACAGGCCGAACGCTCTCAATTGATTGAAATTGGCCACTTATATGCCATCAACAGACAAAGCTTATTGCAGCTGTTTGTATTGATGGCTTATGCGCTGGACCAGCTGAATTATCGGTATTTGTTATGTGCAGCTACCACTCAGGTGCGCGGTATTTTAAGCCGTCATGGCATTGAGCTGACAGAGCTTGGCGAAGCCAAAGCTGAAGCTTTAGGCAAAGATGCAGCCAGCTGGGGTAGTTATTACGACACCAATCCAAAAGTTTGTGTGATGGATTTAGCTGCCGTAACCCACCTTATTCATAGCGATGAAAAATTAACAGCTTTAGCGCATCAGCACTGGCCGCAGTTGCATCAGTTAGTGGCACGTTTACCAGAAGGGGACTGCTGATGCGTATTGAATTACCAACAACGGCTGTACTACGAGATTTAGCGACAGGTCTGGCTTATTCGCAGGCTCAAATCAAAAAGCAAATGACTTTATGGCAGGAATTATTGCTGGGTTATGGCGCGCAGCGTATTGCCTTGGCGGCGAATAGTTCAGCCCAGTGGGCCTTGTTGGATTTAGCTTGTCTGGATGCGGATTTACTCTTGGTGCCGCTGCCTACTTATTTATCTGAAAGCCAGCTCGCCCATGTCATGACGCAGTTGGAGCCTGATTTTTATATTTCAGACAAAGAGCAAAACGCGTCAGAATTTACCTTGATGGAACAAGTAGGCGATTTATTGTTGTATCAGCGCGAGTTACAAAGCCCAGGCGCCACTATTCCTGAGACTTGTCAGAAAATTACTTTTACTTCGGGGTCAACGGGCCAGCCAAAAGGCGTCTGTTTATCAGCGCAAAGTCAGCTGGATGTAGCCTACAGCCTGCTGGAACGCATCAACCAAAACGCGCCTAAGCATTTGTGTTTATTGCCTTTAAGTACCTTGCTGGAAAATATCGCTGGTATTTATGCGCCTTTATTGGCTGGTGGCGAAGTGCTGATAGCTCCGGATTCACTGCGTGGTTTTAGTGGTAGTCAACTGAGTAATCCACAAGCTTTGCTGGCGCTTATCAGCAGCACAACACCAAAAAGTCTGATTTTAGTGCCTGAGCTGCTGCAACTCTTGGTGATGGCGCGCGCTCAAGGCTGGCAAGCACCAGAATCACTGGAGTTTATTGCTGTAGGCGGTGCTCATGTATCCGCCGCTTTATTGCAACAGGCGGCACGTCTTGGCTTACCTGTGTATCAGGGGTATGGCCTGAGCGAATGCGCTTCTGTGGTGGCTTTATCTAGTGTCGATGCCCGTCAAAGTACGGCGACAGAACTGGAGTTAGTGGGCCTGCCTTTAGCTCATCGCGATATTGAAATCATCGATGGCGAAATAGTAGTGAAACAGCCATTTCTGGGCTATTTGGGCGATGCGGCGTCGCTAAGCGACAAAGTCTTTACTGGTGATTTAGGTGAGCTGGATGCACAAGGCCGGTTACGTATTCTGGGCCGTCGCAAAAACTTATTGATCTCAAGCCTGGGTCGCAATATTTCCCCTGAATGGCCAGAAGCTTTATTGACTCAAAGCGGTTTAATTCGTCAGGCCGTGCTGGTGGGCGATGCTCAACCTTATTGTGCGGCCTTGTTGTATCTGGCTGATGCCAAAGCGGTAACGCAGTTGCCTGCTTATCTGGCTCACGTCAACCAGCAGTTACCGGATTACGCGCAAATCAAAACTTATTTGCTGTTAAGCCAACCTTTGTCACTAGCCGACGGCACTTTAACAGCCAATGGCCGGCCACGCCGTGCTGAAGTAGTTAAAAAATACCAAAGCGAAATCAATAATTTATTTGTTTCTAATGATCTAACAGGAGAATCCTATGAGTTTTTATCAAACGCTGGTTAATGCCACCGAAGCAGAGCGTGCTTATTTACTGGATGCTCCGATGATCCGTCGTACTTTCGCCGGCGATTTTACGCTGGACCATTATGTGGCTTTTTTAACTCAGGCCTATCACCACGTCAAACACACAGTACCTCTGTTGATGTCGGTCGGGGCTTTACTGCCTGAATCAAAAGAATGGCTACGTGAAGCTGTAGCTGAATATATTGAAGAAGAATTAGGCCATCAGGAATGGGTATTAAACGACATAGCAGCTTGTGGTTATGACAAAGAGCAGGCCCGTGCCAGCACTCCGGCTTTTGCTACAGAGCTGATGGTGTCTTATGCCTATGATTCGGTGCGTCGTGTTAATCCATTGTGCTTCTTTGGCATGGTGCTGGTGCTGGAAGGAACCTCTATAGCTCTAGCAGAACAAGCGGCCAGCAAAATTGCCGGTACTTTGCAGTTACCACGCAAAGCATTTAGCTACCTGAACTCACATGGGGCTCTGGATCAGGACCATATCAAGTTTTTTGAAAGCCTGATGGACAAGATCACAGACCCGGCCGATCAGGCGCTGATTATTCATAGCGCCAAACGCTTTTTTCACTTATACGGCGATGTATTCCGTAGCCTGGAACAACCGCATGGCCTGACTAAAAAAGTTGTAGTTGAGGAGGCAATAGCATGAGCTTGTTAGCTGGCAAAACTGTGCTGCTGACAGGGGCGACGGGTGGCATAGGTGCGGAAGTGGCCAGGCAATTAAGCGGCGAGGGCGCCCGGTTGATTTTAACCGGTCGCTCTGTTGAAAAACTGCGTGCCTTACAAAGCCAACTGGCAGCTGAAACCTTGATCTACTGCTGTGATTTAACCAGCACAGCAGAGCAACAGGGCTTGCTGCAGTATTGCCAGCAGCAAGGTGGCATTGATGTGCTGATTAATAACGCAGGGATCAGTCAGTTTGGCTTATGTCAGCAACAGCAATTTAATGACTTGGTCAGTATTAATCTGCTGGTGCCTATGCAACTGTGCCAGATTTTTCTGCCTATGTTGCGTCAACGCCAGGGCCAAATCGTCAACGTAGGTTCTGCCTTTGGCAGTATTGGTCATCCGGGTTTTACCGGTTATTGCGCGACTAAGTTTGGTTTGCGTGGTTTCACAGAAGCCTTGCAGCGTGAACTGGCCGATAGCGGCATACAGGTGAAGTATTTTGCACCAAGGGCGACAGAAACCACTATTAACTCCAGCGATGTAGTGCAGTTAAATCAACAGCTTGGCAACAGCATGGATAGCCCGGGCTGGGTCGCAGAACAGCTTATTAAGCAGCTGAAGTCGAACGAGCTTCGTCGTTTTCTCGGTTGGCCTGAACGGATTTTTGTTCGCCTGAATGGGGTTTTCCCCGCTTTGGTGGATATGGGTTTAAAAAGTAAATTAACACTAATTGAATTATTTGCTGTGGGCAAAAACCACTAACGAGGTACCTATGAACAGATCCAAGAACACATTTAAATTAGCCACTTTAATCCCAGCCTTATTCCTGACGTTGGCTGCTCAGGCCGATGTACTGCAGGATATTAAACCTTTGCAGGACCGCTGGGCTGAAGCGAATTACAGTATGAGCGAAGACCAGAAAGAGAAGGCTTTTCCAGAGCTGGTCAAACAAGCCAATGCAGTGGTCGCTGCTAATCCTGACAAAGCCGAAGCCTTGATTTGGCGTGGCATTATTAAATCCAGTTATGCCGGGGTAAAAGGTGGCTTGGGCGCTATGTCGCTGGCAGAAGAATCCAAAGCTGACCTGGAAGCTGCGCTTAAAATTGACAGTCAGGCCTTACAAGGTTCGGCTTACACCAGTTTAGGTGTGCTTTACTACAAAGTACCAGGCTGGCCTATTGGCTTTGGCAGCGACAAAAATGCCAAAAAAATGCTGGAAAAAGCGCTGAGCATTAATCCTCAAGGCATTGATCCTAATTATTTTTATGCAGAATTTTTAACTGAAGAGCGCGACTATAAAGCAGCCATGAGTTACATTGAAAAGGCAAAACAGGCAGCACCTCGTCCGGATCGCCCAACTGCCGATCAAGGCCGCTTGCAAGAAATCGCTGCACTGGAAGCCAAAGTAGCGAAAAAGCTAAAACGTTAATCTACAAAACGTGTAGGGGCGGGGCTTGTCCTCGCCCGTCTATCGTTCAATACGATGCTGGATGGGTTTATCCCCGCCCGCATCAAATTTCAATCAGATGCTGTTTAGGGTTTATCCCAATCTATATTCAGGTTCGAATACAGGGGCATGTATGAGACTATTACTGGTCGAAGACGACTTAGATTTAGCCAAAGGTCTTGTGCTGGCGTTGTCCAGTCAGGGTTTTGCGGTCAATCATGTAAGTTTGGGTCAACATGCCTTAAGCAGCATCAAAGCCAAAGACTGCGATGCTGTGATCCTCGATTTAGGTCTGCCTGATATGGACGGTCTGGATATCCTCAAACAAAGTCGTCAGAGAGAAGGCCATTTACCTGTGCTGGTGCTGACTGCCCGTGATGGGGTAGATGACAGGATCCGAGGTCTGGATTTAGGCGCAGACGATTATCTGGTGAAACCTTTTGCTATGCCTGAATTGTTCGCCCGTTTACGGGTGATAGAGCGGCGGCTTGGCACAGCGGCCACTCATTTAATTAAGTTACAACAAGTCGAATTGGATACCAGCGCGCATCTGGTGCGGGTCGAAGGGGAAGCTGTTGGCTTGTCACGCCGCGAATATATGCTGCTGAAAGAATTGATGGAATCAGCTGGACGGATAAAAACCCGCGAGCAGCTTGAAGCCAGTTTATATGCCTGGGGTGAGGAAGTAGCCAGCAACGCGCTGGAAGTACATATCTCTAACTTACGTAAAAAGTTACCAAAAGATTTTATTA of Rheinheimera sp. MM224 contains these proteins:
- a CDS encoding response regulator produces the protein MRLLLVEDDLDLAKGLVLALSSQGFAVNHVSLGQHALSSIKAKDCDAVILDLGLPDMDGLDILKQSRQREGHLPVLVLTARDGVDDRIRGLDLGADDYLVKPFAMPELFARLRVIERRLGTAATHLIKLQQVELDTSAHLVRVEGEAVGLSRREYMLLKELMESAGRIKTREQLEASLYAWGEEVASNALEVHISNLRKKLPKDFIKTLRGVGYSVSST
- a CDS encoding SDR family oxidoreductase; translation: MSLLAGKTVLLTGATGGIGAEVARQLSGEGARLILTGRSVEKLRALQSQLAAETLIYCCDLTSTAEQQGLLQYCQQQGGIDVLINNAGISQFGLCQQQQFNDLVSINLLVPMQLCQIFLPMLRQRQGQIVNVGSAFGSIGHPGFTGYCATKFGLRGFTEALQRELADSGIQVKYFAPRATETTINSSDVVQLNQQLGNSMDSPGWVAEQLIKQLKSNELRRFLGWPERIFVRLNGVFPALVDMGLKSKLTLIELFAVGKNH
- a CDS encoding thermostable hemolysin; the encoded protein is MLSSYQFDQSVAVRLPAQSDADTKALLQLVKSSDIQRASIEQFIASGFAKAYQADVHSFMPNLLGVSRAGDWQAVLGLRCAAHTGLFIEHYLPAPVEQLLATYGIQAERSQLIEIGHLYAINRQSLLQLFVLMAYALDQLNYRYLLCAATTQVRGILSRHGIELTELGEAKAEALGKDAASWGSYYDTNPKVCVMDLAAVTHLIHSDEKLTALAHQHWPQLHQLVARLPEGDC
- a CDS encoding TenA family transcriptional regulator, translating into MSFYQTLVNATEAERAYLLDAPMIRRTFAGDFTLDHYVAFLTQAYHHVKHTVPLLMSVGALLPESKEWLREAVAEYIEEELGHQEWVLNDIAACGYDKEQARASTPAFATELMVSYAYDSVRRVNPLCFFGMVLVLEGTSIALAEQAASKIAGTLQLPRKAFSYLNSHGALDQDHIKFFESLMDKITDPADQALIIHSAKRFFHLYGDVFRSLEQPHGLTKKVVVEEAIA
- a CDS encoding AMP-binding protein; protein product: MRIELPTTAVLRDLATGLAYSQAQIKKQMTLWQELLLGYGAQRIALAANSSAQWALLDLACLDADLLLVPLPTYLSESQLAHVMTQLEPDFYISDKEQNASEFTLMEQVGDLLLYQRELQSPGATIPETCQKITFTSGSTGQPKGVCLSAQSQLDVAYSLLERINQNAPKHLCLLPLSTLLENIAGIYAPLLAGGEVLIAPDSLRGFSGSQLSNPQALLALISSTTPKSLILVPELLQLLVMARAQGWQAPESLEFIAVGGAHVSAALLQQAARLGLPVYQGYGLSECASVVALSSVDARQSTATELELVGLPLAHRDIEIIDGEIVVKQPFLGYLGDAASLSDKVFTGDLGELDAQGRLRILGRRKNLLISSLGRNISPEWPEALLTQSGLIRQAVLVGDAQPYCAALLYLADAKAVTQLPAYLAHVNQQLPDYAQIKTYLLLSQPLSLADGTLTANGRPRRAEVVKKYQSEINNLFVSNDLTGESYEFLSNAG
- a CDS encoding DUF7010 family protein yields the protein MDNLTDLQQDMRRGYLWGATGIITSGLVWLTAGLVACFSLPQHAIWTLFIGASFIVPVSNLIDRALGAAGKHSAGNKLAPLAMESTVFMLMCLPLAYGLSLFRMDWFFPAVLMIIGGRYLIFASVYGTRLYWLLGACLGAAAFIAYQLALPPYVTALTGAAIELVFGAVLLVVKRRSD